Genomic segment of Rattus norvegicus strain BN/NHsdMcwi chromosome 7, GRCr8, whole genome shotgun sequence:
ACTCCCTGTCCAGCTCTGCCACACATGGACCTGACATCCCACATACGAAGCAGGAACACGGCTCAGgaagtggggaagggagggaaggagatggcTGGGGCTGCAGAGGCAGTTCCATGAGCAGAGGCTGGAACCAGCTACGAGCACGGGCAGAACTCTGGGCACCTAGATGATGCGGGTGACATGGCAGTCGTCGGTCTCGTCCAGAAACAAGGTGCTGAAGACATCGTTGAAGAACGAGGGGTGGTACTTGCAGGCTCGCTCGCAGTCAGGGTTGAAGTTCACCTCCAGGATCTGGGGCTGCATCACCCGCTTTCCTGGTGGCGAAACAGAGGTGGGGAGGCTGTATGGTAGCAAGGCCCGGGTACACATCTGTCTTGGGAGGACAGGCTGGGGCTGTGATGGGTACAGACTCAGGCCCCAATTCCCAGTGTGGGTGCACAGGGTGTGATCTAGAACTTTCCTCGCTTGAGACCTGTTCCTCAAAGAAAGGCTGAAGCTCTACCCCTAACCCTAGGGTTACAAGGACACATTGCTCCAGGTTTCGAGGGCCAGTTTGGTCAGAGGGAGTGGCATGCAGGGCTGGCAGGGTGGCTCCAGCTCTCCGGTCCCGTGAGCTCTCATGGCCCCAGTCGGTGCCTTTCCCCCTGAAGTGATGCAGGTGTTTCCCTAATAGACCAGGCCAGGATTCCCAACCTGGACCACCTGGCTAATTATCCAGTGGAATGACAGccacgggctagagagatggttcagtagttaagagcacttgctgtctttgcagaggacctggattgaGTTCCTAGAatccacaaggtggctcacaaccattctcCAGTTCTAGGAGGTCCTGTGTCCTGCATGAACACGCACACAGAACTCTCAAATGctaaaacaaccaaaccaaaccaaaccaaaagcccTACCACAGCTAGGACTGTTCCAGGTGCTGCTGGCCTGGGCATGGGTGGAACGGTGGAAGGTTCTGGTGTGGAGAGTCCCCTTACCATCTGGATGGCTGTCCCACTTGAGCATGAGGTCAATAGCATATATGGCCCGAGATGAGGGGTAGTCGCAGAGACCCATGGGGGGTGGCTTGGCACATGCCACTTCAAACAGCTCCGTGAAGGCCTTGAAGATCTCAGCCTAGGGACAAGCAATGCTCTGTTACACGGTGTTCTCGACCCTGACTTTGGGACTAACGAGGCCCACTATCCTTGTCTGAACCCTGCCCTGAAGATGGACATTCCTACAACCTTTGTCTCTAGGGGTGGCCGATGGCCATGTCAGCCTGTCCCCACACTCCCGGAGTCCATTTCTGCTTTGTATTAGGGATGTCACTGAGCAGGACTCCAACAAATCTGCCAATTTTCTGTCCTAAGACCAGCCCTCCTCCCCCCCAGCCCCATGAGCTTGGATTCCTGGAGCTGTTGGAGCCTTCTGCTCTTAGGCAACCTCAAGACGAATTCCTTCCCttctgttggtatcaggaaccagCTTTATGGTTGCTTACAGATCACCTCTGAAGAACCCATAGGTGACAGGGACCcgtgcatctgttgccatggcaatggccatacattcccagcatccatttggTTTACCTCCCACCTTTACCTGTGAGTGGTTACATCACAGCCTAAATAAAAGGAGACCCTTCCTGaccttctcccctccttcttccccttctctctcttttcccgcTTGGTCTCTGTTACCCTCTTTtgtccccttcccccacaataaacctctctcCTGTGGAACTgcattggcctggtgtggtctggtCTGTCCGGATGCAAGCTGCGATTCTATCACAACACCTTCCTCTTAGGAGTATTGTAAAGAGCCCAGAGAACTGACACACACAGGCCCAGAGTGCCTGGGAAGATGGTCTTAGTCCAGCCATCTCTACCTGTCTCAGTGGGAAGACGACTCCTCTGCCTGTAAAGGAAGGGTGTGGCTTCCAAAGCCCCAACCTGGCAGAGCCCAAGACTCACCTGGACACCACTCCAAGGAAACTCTGGGTTCTGCTTCTCAAACTGGGGGATGAACTCATTATAGTGCACCTGCAGTAGATGAGAGTCAGTTACCGGGGCAACGGCTGCCTTTTAGGGTTAAGTTCTGACATTCATCCCATAGCACAGGACTGGGTCCAGCTCTGGTCCTCAGGGTACTCAGGGGGACAGGAGACCATGTTAGGCTCTAGGCAGGCAGACTTGctactctgagcctcagttttcccttCTACAAAAAGAGGAGTGGTCCACTGACTTTGTTGGGCTGCAGCAAGGCTCAAGCTGGGAACTAAAGATCCAGGATTCAGGAGGCTATGGGCATGGCCATCATGACCAGCTCAGCACAGCCCACTGGCAGCAGAGCTCAGACCCACTCTGCAGGACCCCGGACAAGGACCCCAGGACAAGATCCCTGGACCGAGATTTTACCGAAACATCTGAATAAGCAAGTTGAGATTTTCCCAGAGAATGATAAGCCAGCATGGGCCTGTAGAGGTCCCATGGGACACAAGTGCGTGTCCCATTGTCCCATGGGACAGGAGTGCATGCCCCATGGGACACCAGTTACTGCACAAAGGGGCTTCTCGGGTAACACAATCACCCAGCAGAGGAAAAAGAGCTCAGTGTCCTTGGGCTGGCTTCCAACAATGCCAGGGGCCTTGATGGGTAATCTGGGTCCTGGCTTTCAATCCAATCAAAGGTAAGAGGGACAAGAAGCAACAGGGTCACTTTGCCCCATGGGGAATCTTAGTCAGCACAGCCACTCTGCTGTGGCAGTTCTTTTCTTACAAACCTacttagaggggttggggatttagctcagtgatagagcacttgcctagcaagcgcaaggccctgggcttggtCCTTAgctccagaaaaacaaaccaacaaacaaacaaacaaaaaacccaaacaaacaaacaaacccccccccaaaacaaaaacaaaaacaaaaaaccaaacctacTTAGAAGACACTTGGGCACGGCACAGAGAGGCACCAGCCTCTGCACTCAGTATGCAtgtgtgaggctgaggcaggagagctgagagttcaaagccagcctgggtcaAATGAGCCCATATCtcaaaaatgcaaaaacaaacaaagcaaaccaaacaaaaaagcaacaacaacaacaacaacaacaacaaatgtgaaaataaattaaaaaagaactaGGGTGTGCTCGCAGAGGGAAAAGCACACATTTTGGGAAGGGAGGAGAGTAGGAGAGGACAGCATGGGGCTTTCCTGGTCTCCTGTCAGACAGGGTCGGTGTTAGGCACCAATACTCCTTAGTTGGGACAGCGGACTTTCCAACCCATACCCAGAGCTGGGACCTGGTGCTTGCACGCTGCTGTCCCAGAGGCACTGCTGGCCTTATGTCTGCCGTGCTGCCTTTAGCCCTGGCATGCAGATAGCATTGCTACCTCACTGTACCTGCAGTGTGGCAGTGCCCCCTACAGAGACCAGGGAACCCAGCTTCTCCATCGTCAACACTGGGTGCTCTTTAGCACCGTGGGAAGGACTTCCTGACTGTGATAGCCAGATCCTAGACTCgctcttttttggttctttttttttttttttccggagctggggaccgaacccagggccttgcgcttcctaggtaagcgctctaccactgagctaaatccccagcctagaCTCGCTCTTGGGCCCCACCAGGTCCTACCTGCTTTAGCACCACATCCGGGTCATAGTTCATGACGGTGAAATGCTTCTCATAGTCGTCTAGGTCATTGAGGGCGAAAGGCCTGAGAGACAAGAGGACAGACAAAGCATGGGTTCCCAAGCGCTATGGAGAGCAGGCACACGTTGCTGGGGCTTGGGTACACTGCTCCCCTTGTCTGTGGACTGGAACAGCCCCTCAGCCTGGGTTGGGGTCAAGACAAGCGATGTGCTGTGGAGATGCTCTGTAAACCACAGTACGTCATTATGATTCTGTGTTGATATCCAGGAGTGTCACATTTGCTACAGCAATGATGTCATGGGTGATGCCCAGAGCAGGCACTCTGGCCCCCACAGTGAAGGAGAGGTTCCTCTGTCCTGCCCTTCCCTGCCCAGCCCTCGGCTTCCACTGACCCACCTACCGATTGGAGAAGCGTAGCCAGAACACATCATACACAAACAACCTCAGCGGCCTCACTGAGCGCAGCAGCACAATGTAGCGGATGTCAAACTTGACGTTCCCCACGTCTTCTCGGAAGAACAAGACGGGACTTTCAATGTATTTTGACACAACCTGGAGGACAGATGGGGACTCGCCAGTAGCTCCCAGCTCACCCGGGGCAGGACAGAGCACCTGGGAGCTCCTACACACCCATGATGGCTTCACCTGGGTCCACAAAAGGACTCCAAGTGCAATGCCATCTCTGCCAGCTATGGCTGCTCCCACTTTCAAACTCTAGCGACAGCAGGGCAGAGGCCGTATGGTCACCCTGATTTTGTACTTTAAAAAGCTTATTTATATGTAAGAGTGCTTGTCTGCGTTTATGAATGCATACCACATGCACTCAGAGGCCACAAGACAGCGTTAGATACCCTCAATTggtgttacagatggctgtgagctgctatgaggatgctgagaacagaacctggatcctctgcaggaATACCAAGGGTTCTTAACACTGATCCATTGCTCCAATCCCTACCCTttttacttaaagaaaaaaaatcagcattaGTGTAGCACACGTGTGTAAGCCAGAGCCAACCTCGAGTGCCATTCCTTAGGTGTcatccatatatttattttagaGCCAGGGTCTCCCACTGGCCTGAAGTGTGACAAGCAGGCTAGACTGGCCATGCTTGGCTCTCCCTACCCCCTGCCCCTTACCCCCTTTACATGAGTTCAGGGACTGAACTCCAGTTCTCATGCACGCAAAGCAAGCacttcctttacccactgagataaTGACCGAGCCCTAGTTTTCAGGTTTTAAAAAGAGGGATTCTCAGTAATaatcccatccactcccacctgcTGTCTCAAGTCCCCACAATGACTGGCAGCCCTCAAAGTTCATTTCCTCCCAGCTTGTGCCATGAACTGCTGTAGCCATGGCTGAGGACCGTGTGTCCTGACACAGCTCCTCTAAACAGCCACAGGAAGTTGCATCTCTATAGGATCATTTCCACAGACCTGGGGGCTCCGTGGGTGGTGAGCCATGTGCTACGGTGGCACGTTTATCCCTGCAGGTTGAGTGACCCCCAACTCCCAGCTGACTCTCTTCGCTGTGCCTGTATCTGGAGCGCCTGGGTTGGGGGAGCTGCGTGCCTACCTTGGGGGTGCTCTCTCGGTGTCGGATGATGCTGTGGAGATTGTTGGTGACGTGAGTGTCCAGGCTGCGGGCCAGGTTCCAAGGCTTGCAGATCCAGTGGTTGTCTTCACCCCTAAGGGAAGACAGTTGCGCTATACCTGCCTTTCAAAGTGTCCTGTGGACCTAGAGGTAAACTGGGTAGCCAGTGTCACTTAGGAAGCCCAGTGTCATACTGGGTTAGGAATGTAATGGAAACTAAGGAATGCTACAGGGTGGAAGCTGCCCCCTCCCCCGAAGCGACAAGAGAAGCTAGTAGGTGGTCAGCTAAGGGATTAGGATGGGAACGGAGCTGCAGCTTTACAATGGAATAGCAGTATCTGCTCGCCCTGCCTGGCATCTAGGGGACTTACCGCCTCTCTCGGTGCTGGAAATAGCTGACGAACTGGGGCAGCTCGGTGCGCAGGTTGAAGGTTCGGGGTAGCCAGGGGGGACCCTCAGGACCTCCAGCCCGGCGAGCGATGGAGGCCAGACAGTCCTTAACAGTCAGCAGGTTCTCACAGGGGAACTGGTTGAGTAGTACCTGTGGGCTCTCTTGGCTGAGTTTCCTAAGGGTGAACACAGGTATGGCCAACAGAGAGGTCAGCTTAGTATCCTGGGGAGCACGGCAGCCATGATAGGCACAGGTATGGGGCACGGGGCTGCAAGGTACGTACGTGTAGTCCTTGAAGTGCGAGAAATGGAAGTAGACGTCGGCGTCGGCCTCGCTGTCAGTGAAGGTGAAGCGAGGGTGCGTGAGGTGGCTGAGCACCTGTTGCACATCGCAGTGGACTCTGTGGAGAGAGCTGAGTGAGCAGTGGCCCCTGGTGTTGGCCGTCTGCGTCTAAACCCATCTCCTCTGCCCAGCTGTGGGAAGACACTCATCCCCAGGTTCCCCACAGAAGGTGGGACCACAGAGCTTGCCTCTCATCTGCCATCAGGTTGACAGGATGGCTTAGATGTTCAGTAGATGAAAACAGATGTCTAGGGGTCAGGCAAGCATAGGGAGAGCTTAGCATCTGGGACTCCGCTTGGCATGGGCTATACACACTCCACTCTGAACAACAATGAGGCAGATTTCTCCTCCCTGTAATGACACCAAACTTGAACAGTTTCTATTCAAAACCACATCCTGGGGGAGTGTCGATCTGGCTGGAATTGGCTTAGGGTGGAAGGGCAATAAGCCACGACTGTCCTCAAGTGAACCTTTAGGGGagaatcttttctttatttatcagCTCATGCCCATGCATAATTGGCAACAGATCTGATCAAGGTCAGATGCATTATAGGGATAGATATGCACAGTGAGTAAAGGGCTTAAAACTCTAAGCCTCTTAGTCAAAGTGGAGAAGCCGGGTGTAGcagtgctcacctttaatcccagcatgagggaggcagaggcggaggcggaggcagaggcaggggcaggtctATCTCCTacataaggccagcctggtctatagagcaagtttcagaacagccaggactacacagagacaccctgtctcaaacaacaacaatatcaccaACAAGAACCCCCCAAGTTATACCCCTAGGGACTAATTTTCTCTTGAACCCCATACAAGGAAACCCCAGACAGTAAGTAGGACATGAGTCTGTGGGGCTCTATCAGTCTTCACAGCGTGTTCCTTTCTGATCTCTACTActtctgttttcaataaaagtTTCCTTGCTGCTCTATAATCTGTGAGTTTTCTTATattcctttgtgtatgtgtgcatgtgtagtgtgtgcacccacatgtgcaagtgtgtgcacagaggtcagaggtaggtagctggttctctccctccatcatgTGGGCcctagggattgaatttaggttgCCAGGCGTGGCGGCAGGTACCTTTACTGGCCAAGTCATCTCGCTGGCCCTTTTATTTCACTCTCCAGTAAGAGGCTAGAATCCTGGAAACACCTCCAGTGCTGCCATCAGGCCAACAGCAGCAACCTCCCAGTCCTGCTTGCTCTCAGTCTGTGAGTCCCTCAGAGTGCTCTCCTGAATCTGCAGGGCTCCTGTGACCCGGGGCAGGTCTTAGGTCATACTTCGAAGCCAGGGCCGAAGTGAGGACAGGACCTAGAGGTGGCTGTATTTCTGAGGTTACTAAGTGTGAAGTAAAGAGGACACGCGGCATGAGGTAGGAGGCAGCTTGGGAGGACGCTGCTGTAGGGGCTCAAACTGAGGCCTAGCCTGCTGGGGTGGGACTAGCACTGGCTGTTAACCTGTCTGAGTCTAGAGTATGAACCATGGCTGCAACCAGGACTTACTGGGCCCCATCTAGTCCACTCCAGAGGGAATAGAGCTGTGTGGGGGAGTGGGGTTTGCAGCCAGATCTTGTCTCAGGACATATCCTTTGCTTGGCTAGGGCTCTGGCTGTAGGAAAGAGGACCAAGTAGAGAGAGGCTGACCCAGGACCTGGTAGTCTGGATGGAGTGGAGCACATGACTCAATTCTAGCTGTGCCAAGTTTGCGTAATGGGTATCTGGGGGTCTGTAGGGAGGGTTTCTAGAAAGGCAGAGAAGCCCTGCTCAGTACTAGGTAGGCGTGGCTCTGTGCTCAGGCCCCACGGCATGGAGGTATAGCTGCACCTTTTCCCATCACTGCCTACACCCTCAGACTCCTTGGATTGGCTTCCCTGGCAATATAGGTGTCTTTCTCTTTTATCAAGATAGGGTCTCACCCTGTAGTCCAGGACGGCTGAGAACTTGTCAgagtcttcctgcctccatctctctctcatgTAGAGATTATAGGGACGTCACCGAGCCTGGCTGTTTCTAATTTTTCAGGGCAAGTTTAATAGCCACTTCCTCCAGGTAGTCTTGCCTGCTTTTTCACACTCCTCTGTGATTCTAAGTACTCTGGTACCATTGCCACCATGTCTAGATTCCAAGCCTCCAGGACACAGCAACTGACCCGGGGCCCGGATAGGTCTTGTTCTGGGACCTGGGAATGGCAGTCGTAGAAGACAAGTCTCAGTGACAGCAGAGAACAGGGCTATGTACCTGAAGATGTGGCCCTGGGGACGTGCCACCGGGCTAATGGTGAGTGGCAGTTTCTCCTTGTTTTCCTCCAAAATGGCCTAGAATcggacagaggcagaaacagacctCACTGAAGGAAGCAAACGACCATGAACTTCTCCCGCCCTGTGTGACAGGCCCCATCCTTCAAATCCTTGTCTCTCTCAGTGGCAGCCCAGGGCCACCTGACCTCAGGGTGCTGGGCTCTGGCCCCTCGGATCCCCAAGAATCCAGGCTGGGCAAAGAACACATTGTTCTTATTCTTCACGCTGCCTTCTAGATTCAGGTGGCAAGAGGTGCCAAACCTGTGCTGGGAGGAGcttggaggagctgggaggagcttGGAGGAACTAGGAGGAGcttggaggagctgggaggagcttggaggagctgggaggagtcaCTCAGGTCTGAGATGAGTACCCGAGGGCTGTTCCTGGCCTAAGCTGGCTAACAGTTTAAAACATGTCCACAGACTCTGACACTCCCTTGAAAGACAGAATGTAGTTCATCCCAGGACCCAAGGAGCTACTTCTAAATGAGCAGCAGAGAGGAAGCGAGAGATCTGAGCCCAGATCACAGGCTCAACTCCCTCTGGCTTGCTGCTGGATCACTCGCTCGAATAACAGGCAGCTGCCATGCCTCAGACActcagaagcccacagagaggtgCCTGTGTGGAGACACTGAGACCTCTCCAATAGCCAGCTTGACTCACAGAGCCTGAGTGCTGCAAATGCCTCAGCTTCGATTGAAGCGCCCAGAAAACCACTTGCTGAGCACTGTCTCCATTCCTGTCCCCCAGAAACTGTGGGAGGCAAGAAATATTCACTGTCCTAAGCTGCTGGAGCAATTTGTCACCAACACAGGTCGCCCCCAGGCCAGATCATAGCCTGGACCCATGGTCCTGGGCCAACAGGTCTCAGGTGAGGGTTATCTGGTCTCCTGCCTCGTTTTCCTTCCTGCAGTGACTTCCCGTGGAGACATAGGTGGAGGTCAGTAAAACCTTCCCTAGTCATTCCTCAAACCTTTCCTTAAGCACCCAATTCCTCGTTCACCAAACATGACTAGGTATGGGCACTCAGGAGGTTGGGAGGCAAACCCTAAACTCCCGGTACAAGGTGCAGCACCTTCAGTCTTTCTGGATCCGACAAGGTCCACAAAACCATGACTGCGGTCTGCCCTGCCCAATCAGCAACTTACAGAGCTTCCCCTACCACCCAAGTTAAGTCGCTTAATCTGTCCACAACCTTCTACAACTCAGTGGTCATCAGAGGCCTGAATGCCAGGGCAGACTCAAACATAGCAGGGTGAGGTTTCAGCCTCTGCCGGGTCGCTGTTGACCCTGGGTTTTGGACTCTACTTCTTTACACCCCGGTTTGTTTACCATCAACACATCTGTGAGGTGCCAGGCACAGGCTCCTGTGTGTACAGAGTTGAGGACAAGGGAAGAGGCCCTTTCCTGCAGGGGCCTGTTTTCATCCCCTCCCCTAAAggcttatttttatatgtgttgagtgtttacctgcatgtgcatttgtacacatgtgtgcaatgcccgtggaggccagagagggtgttgGATACCACGAACTGAGTTAttgatggctgtgaaccacctgACCTGGGTGCCAGGAACCGAACACAGATCTTGTGTGGCTGCAGCCACTGCTTGTACCACTAAGTAATCTCTATAGATGTTAGGGCTTTGCTCCTGATTGGCATCGGGCCTCTGTGTGAATATGTCATAGCCAGGCACTTCTGAATGAACCTGCCGGGTCCTGACCTATAGGCTTCCCAGTGACAGCAAGGACTCCCTGAAGGCCTGCTGTGGTATACAATGTACAATACAGTCAGCCCTCTGAGCCTCAGGAGGCTACTACTTCAGAATCAACCGACAGTAGGTCAAAAGTATTTTGAGAGAAAAAGTCCTCTGTAGGGAATGTGTGCTTGTCATTGTCCCCAAACCACATGACTGTCTACAGCACACCTCTACTCTACTGAGAACTATCTAGGGAAGACAAGGGATATTGAGGCAGTGCTGATAGTTTTACGTGAGAAAACCTGAGTACCCACAGATTTTAGTATCCATTCGGTCTTGCAACCCATCCCCATGGACACCACAGAACAATTAGTGTCTTCTTGTCCCCTTTGAGGAAGCACCATGAGAAGAGGAGAGGCAAAGTAGTGCATGGAGTCAGATCTGGCTGCACagacctccctccccttcccaaaCCCAGGCCACCTGGGATCTACACCAGGACAGACAGCCTCGCTGTGTGGCTATAGGAGTTGGTGCACAGTAAGTCTCTTCCAACCCAGAGTAGCTCGTCTGGAGCCTGGAAATTAGCCGACACTTAACACTTAGTAAACGGATAGAGAACACTCCAAAAACCATCAAACACTAGACCCAAGGCTGCAGGCACAGGGCCACACCTGGTAGTACTTGGCGGGAGGCTCAGGCGTAGAGGAGCTGAGGT
This window contains:
- the Ttll12 gene encoding tubulin--tyrosine ligase-like protein 12, producing the protein MEGEPRSQPGSPGRAERLNARLLDEFVSLHGPALRASGVPERLWGSLLHKLEHEVFDAGEMFGIMQVEEVEEAEDEAAREAQRKQPNPGGELCYKVIVTSENGVRADDPNSIFLIDHAWTCRVEHARKQLQQVPGLLHRMANLMGIEFHGEVPSPEVVALVLEEMWKFNQTYQLAHGTAEEKVPVWYIMDEFGSRIQHADMPSFATAPFFYMPQQVAYTLLWPLRDLDTGEEVTRDYAYGEADPLIRKCMLLPWAPADMLDLSSSTPEPPAKYYQAILEENKEKLPLTISPVARPQGHIFRVHCDVQQVLSHLTHPRFTFTDSEADADVYFHFSHFKDYTKLSQESPQVLLNQFPCENLLTVKDCLASIARRAGGPEGPPWLPRTFNLRTELPQFVSYFQHRERRGEDNHWICKPWNLARSLDTHVTNNLHSIIRHRESTPKVVSKYIESPVLFFREDVGNVKFDIRYIVLLRSVRPLRLFVYDVFWLRFSNRPFALNDLDDYEKHFTVMNYDPDVVLKQVHYNEFIPQFEKQNPEFPWSGVQAEIFKAFTELFEVACAKPPPMGLCDYPSSRAIYAIDLMLKWDSHPDGKRVMQPQILEVNFNPDCERACKYHPSFFNDVFSTLFLDETDDCHVTRII